Proteins encoded by one window of Nitrincola iocasae:
- a CDS encoding Slam-dependent surface lipoprotein: MYKSQLFLAIAATLVVSGAANAFDGDSSNTSNVAVGVSTVNAPPFHYPNRAGIAVNSSGLTNFVDFESLKNYGSSNNSTVDWGTHTVYELNFPYTGAPEDHDNLGVFSFAQAGDGDVWFGEWSAYGTSDATRTVYYSGLNEDTSIPGSISVPVEATYNVVGINNYDPTSGGNLLSGQFDATFYGVTGTLTGDIENASGFNINIGNATISATAVISSSNAVASDTGGTLASSGTVSGRFFNSYADLAGIVDFSGTQYDTAFGGSVAD; encoded by the coding sequence ATGTACAAATCACAACTTTTTTTAGCAATAGCCGCCACTCTAGTCGTATCAGGTGCTGCCAATGCATTTGATGGCGACTCAAGCAACACAAGTAATGTAGCTGTTGGTGTATCAACAGTTAATGCACCTCCCTTCCATTATCCCAATAGAGCTGGCATCGCTGTAAACTCATCAGGGCTGACAAATTTTGTGGATTTTGAAAGTTTGAAAAACTACGGAAGTTCAAATAACAGCACTGTGGATTGGGGAACACATACTGTTTACGAATTGAACTTCCCTTACACCGGCGCACCAGAGGATCATGACAATCTGGGCGTATTTTCCTTTGCTCAAGCGGGTGATGGTGATGTCTGGTTTGGAGAATGGTCTGCATATGGCACCAGTGATGCAACTCGTACCGTATATTACTCAGGTTTAAACGAGGATACCTCTATCCCCGGTTCTATTTCTGTACCCGTAGAAGCCACCTATAACGTAGTCGGAATCAATAATTATGATCCAACTAGCGGCGGCAATCTATTATCTGGTCAATTTGATGCTACGTTCTACGGTGTCACTGGAACTTTGACAGGTGATATTGAAAATGCAAGTGGCTTCAATATCAATATTGGCAACGCAACTATATCTGCAACAGCAGTCATTTCAAGCTCTAATGCTGTAGCGTCTGACACCGGTGGTACTTTGGCTTCCAGCGGAACTGTTTCGGGTCGCTTTTTCAATAGCTATGCAGATCTGGCAGGTATTGTTGACTTCTCCGGTACACAGTACGACACAGCCTTTGGTGGCTCAGTCGCTGATTAA
- a CDS encoding TonB-dependent receptor yields MLSQPFSRLNVILISLSLAGITPFYALPIAAQTTVSTVQTFNIPAGNFDQVLNRFGLEAGLELYLDGALLQGQTSPGLQGQYTAHEGLRRLLADTGLVAIQQADGAYRVGSATAVQQQHSLADTDNADAVQLDAINVFGSGFAFTRDEQGHNEVYDLDTSTSYLGKVEIERYKGTTPSDLLQGIPGVFSGEARNSGALDLNIRGIQGPGRVPVTIDGTEQALTVWRGYNGATNRNYIDPNLISNVQIYKGSGVVRDVDTGVGGAMVVNTLSVNDIVKPGEDFGLEFKVEGSSNAVKERIPALSTGEDYRNVPTYPQTNPSLATNDDSFVLTPNSGGGGYNALSGEDYAYRLAIGKKTDVVDFMAAYAYRERGNYYAGNNNIDYYNTPMEDAERDYITSMAQFWQPGDEVLNTSSQMESWLLKSTFHLTDDQELELGYRDSSSTYGEIMPSRISRFRRGTVQWPLSHVDAQAYNLKYTYKPESNQWVDFHANIWRTDTESETYSKGGFPNYTDYNPNTGTGDPILRNTAVTQARHLRNGITASNKMTLTDTLDLTLGGKFQYEKLRSNDDYDSELNAMIPRAGRRNNWEGDFSLNWKPTRFLEFNGGMRYTSYWAFDDFLSKHEGEITTQQLQHYNVEYEVRRNFANEQEKEDWIRNTEPFQNYQILVDMGVWTQAFVDNLLADQLATTPDYYDESTTVAWNPDNDGNYDRANNPCLNGSLDEVEVTNCRVIAQRELVEGKAKDNKDHGWVPHLGVTAHINDYSRVYFRYSEDLRFPSLFESTIGFSASLSQYDLKPEHNRTWELAYVHNLAQWLPKAEVADFKVAYYQSLTRDVIERDNDFRFDNIEKQTIRGIELSGRYDNGRFFTDIGLNYQLENEVCDESLAAQISNNDIARAQSDPVPKCMKYGFPSGYLLTQATPELSANLSVGGRFFNRKLELGSRITYYKEYENKDLEWYESNSASNATTGYVYFFNIPFSWGNTTLLDAYARYNVNDDISIELVGTNLTDQYYVDPATRSAVAAPGRSIRLGLTARF; encoded by the coding sequence ATGTTGTCGCAACCCTTTTCACGACTGAACGTCATCCTAATCAGCTTGTCTCTGGCAGGCATCACCCCTTTTTACGCCTTACCGATTGCGGCTCAAACCACGGTATCAACCGTGCAAACCTTTAACATCCCAGCAGGAAATTTCGACCAAGTACTGAACCGTTTTGGGTTGGAAGCTGGCCTGGAGCTTTATCTGGATGGTGCCCTGCTGCAAGGACAAACCAGTCCAGGGCTTCAGGGACAATACACCGCGCATGAAGGGTTGCGCCGCTTATTAGCTGACACAGGGCTTGTAGCCATTCAACAAGCCGATGGTGCTTACCGTGTTGGTTCGGCCACAGCCGTGCAGCAGCAACACAGCCTAGCTGACACTGACAACGCCGATGCTGTACAACTGGATGCGATTAATGTGTTTGGCAGCGGTTTTGCCTTTACCCGAGATGAGCAGGGACACAACGAAGTGTATGATCTGGATACCTCCACCAGTTATCTCGGCAAGGTCGAAATCGAACGCTACAAAGGCACCACTCCATCCGACTTGTTGCAAGGTATCCCCGGTGTATTCAGTGGTGAGGCCCGCAACAGCGGTGCACTAGACCTGAATATTCGTGGCATCCAAGGCCCCGGCCGTGTTCCTGTAACCATAGATGGCACCGAACAGGCCCTAACGGTTTGGCGCGGCTACAACGGGGCTACCAACCGCAACTACATTGATCCCAACCTGATCAGTAATGTGCAAATTTACAAAGGCTCTGGCGTGGTACGCGATGTAGACACTGGCGTCGGCGGCGCCATGGTGGTGAACACACTCAGTGTCAATGATATCGTTAAACCAGGTGAAGATTTTGGGCTGGAATTTAAAGTCGAAGGCAGCAGCAATGCGGTGAAAGAACGGATTCCAGCACTGAGTACTGGCGAAGATTACCGTAATGTTCCTACCTACCCTCAAACTAACCCCAGTCTTGCCACAAATGACGATTCTTTTGTTCTCACTCCCAATTCCGGTGGTGGCGGTTATAACGCACTGTCTGGTGAAGACTATGCCTACCGGCTTGCCATAGGCAAAAAGACCGATGTAGTCGATTTTATGGCCGCTTATGCCTACCGTGAACGTGGCAATTATTATGCTGGTAATAACAACATAGACTATTACAACACACCCATGGAAGACGCCGAGCGTGATTATATCACCTCAATGGCGCAGTTCTGGCAACCCGGCGATGAGGTGTTAAACACCTCCAGCCAGATGGAATCCTGGTTGTTAAAATCCACCTTCCATCTGACTGACGATCAGGAGCTAGAACTGGGATATCGCGATTCATCCTCTACCTATGGCGAAATCATGCCATCGCGTATCAGTCGGTTCAGACGCGGCACTGTGCAATGGCCATTAAGTCATGTAGATGCCCAAGCTTACAACCTGAAATACACCTACAAGCCAGAAAGCAACCAATGGGTAGACTTCCATGCCAATATTTGGCGTACCGATACAGAAAGTGAAACTTACAGCAAAGGCGGTTTCCCGAACTACACCGATTACAATCCAAACACAGGAACAGGTGATCCTATATTACGCAATACAGCCGTAACACAAGCCAGGCATCTTCGTAACGGGATAACTGCCAGTAACAAAATGACCTTGACGGACACACTGGATTTAACACTTGGCGGTAAATTCCAGTATGAGAAGCTGCGTTCTAATGATGACTACGACAGCGAGCTAAACGCCATGATTCCCAGAGCTGGCCGCAGGAACAACTGGGAGGGCGACTTTAGTCTGAATTGGAAGCCAACCCGTTTTCTGGAGTTTAACGGTGGCATGCGCTACACCTCTTACTGGGCCTTTGATGATTTCCTTAGTAAACATGAAGGCGAGATCACAACACAACAGCTTCAACACTACAACGTGGAGTATGAGGTACGCCGCAATTTTGCCAATGAACAGGAAAAGGAGGATTGGATACGAAATACAGAGCCCTTTCAAAACTATCAGATTTTAGTTGATATGGGAGTCTGGACTCAGGCGTTTGTTGACAACCTACTAGCTGATCAGCTTGCGACCACTCCAGACTATTATGATGAATCTACCACTGTAGCCTGGAATCCTGATAACGACGGTAACTATGATCGGGCGAACAACCCCTGTCTCAATGGTTCCCTGGATGAAGTGGAGGTCACCAATTGTCGAGTAATTGCTCAACGTGAACTAGTTGAAGGCAAAGCCAAAGACAATAAAGACCATGGCTGGGTGCCACACCTTGGAGTCACCGCCCACATCAATGATTACAGTCGTGTCTACTTCCGCTATAGCGAAGATTTACGCTTCCCCAGCCTGTTTGAAAGCACCATCGGCTTTTCAGCTTCGCTGAGTCAGTATGACTTGAAACCCGAACATAATCGCACATGGGAACTCGCCTATGTGCATAACCTAGCCCAGTGGTTACCCAAAGCAGAAGTTGCTGATTTCAAAGTCGCTTATTACCAAAGCCTGACTCGTGATGTTATTGAACGTGACAACGACTTCCGCTTCGACAATATTGAAAAACAAACTATTCGCGGGATTGAGCTGAGTGGTCGCTATGACAATGGCCGTTTCTTCACCGATATAGGCCTTAATTACCAGCTGGAAAACGAAGTATGTGATGAAAGTCTGGCTGCACAAATTTCTAACAACGATATAGCTAGAGCACAGTCAGACCCTGTTCCAAAATGCATGAAATACGGCTTCCCCAGTGGTTATTTACTCACACAGGCCACACCAGAGCTTTCAGCAAATCTATCTGTCGGAGGGCGGTTTTTCAATCGAAAACTGGAGCTTGGTAGCCGGATTACCTACTACAAAGAATACGAAAACAAGGACCTGGAGTGGTATGAATCCAATTCAGCTAGCAATGCCACAACAGGTTACGTTTATTTCTTCAACATTCCATTCAGCTGGGGTAATACCACACTGCTGGATGCCTATGCCCGCTATAACGTTAACGATGATATCAGCATAGAACTGGTCGGTACGAATTTAACTGACCAGTATTACGTTGATCCAGCCACTCGCTCAGCAGTAGCCGCCCCCGGACGCTCAATAAGATTAGGTTTGACCGCAAGGTTCTGA